A genomic segment from Acuticoccus sediminis encodes:
- a CDS encoding DUF3754 domain-containing protein, which produces MDARTSGETTAARQKSLSVLLRELAGFPLPPEHERPHRPIAASRFIPLSRQAVMAHLCRHIEGEKDGETFAMAALRLERHRNHDYRRLASEVRRVYLPFSPDNDTVNVLQFEPAVREEMEDHLSGLTRHLLTRANYTALEMDEIDAILSEQSSYSLRIEVDLDEYDLLQVYVRDVYMKPHHVRRPETAYLKSYTYNIRAYRRLFILLKLKTDEERAAEIAEVERVSLKTARKRVAKRRRQLPSGLSTDNIYIKVFKDMPEHDLQILFPLRRVQFRPFDKLKFYATAGSGTMFGIVSTTGKVFAATNPIAAVGALVGFGGILARQVAGFFNQRTRYQMELAQKLFFHNLANNRAALTLLLDRAEEEDVKEDLITLYFLAGESVDESELSGHKRRIEAAIEEQCGVGVDFELDDALRRLKRDGMVTVRGTTLTFGTFADAVARYDALAEEHDVDDARHIQDLETFDVCECAAANEA; this is translated from the coding sequence ATGGACGCGAGAACTTCGGGCGAGACCACGGCCGCGCGGCAGAAGTCGCTGTCGGTCCTGCTGCGGGAGCTGGCCGGCTTCCCGTTGCCGCCCGAGCACGAGCGCCCGCACAGGCCGATCGCCGCCTCCCGGTTCATCCCGCTGTCGCGTCAGGCGGTGATGGCGCACCTCTGCCGCCACATCGAGGGCGAGAAGGACGGCGAGACCTTTGCGATGGCGGCGCTGCGGCTGGAGCGGCACCGCAACCACGACTACCGCCGCCTCGCCTCGGAGGTGCGCCGCGTCTACCTGCCGTTCAGCCCGGACAACGACACCGTCAACGTCCTCCAGTTCGAGCCGGCGGTGCGCGAGGAGATGGAGGACCACCTCTCCGGCCTGACGCGGCACCTGCTCACCCGGGCGAACTATACCGCGCTCGAGATGGACGAGATCGACGCCATCCTCTCCGAGCAGTCGAGCTACTCGCTCCGCATCGAGGTGGACCTCGACGAGTACGACCTGCTGCAGGTCTACGTGCGCGACGTCTACATGAAGCCGCATCACGTGCGCCGGCCGGAGACGGCCTACCTCAAGTCGTACACGTACAACATCCGCGCCTACCGGCGCCTCTTCATCCTCCTCAAGCTGAAGACCGACGAGGAGCGGGCGGCCGAGATCGCCGAGGTAGAGCGCGTCTCGCTGAAGACGGCGCGCAAGCGGGTGGCGAAGCGCCGCCGGCAGCTGCCGTCCGGGCTTTCGACGGACAACATCTACATCAAGGTCTTCAAGGACATGCCGGAGCATGACCTGCAGATCCTCTTCCCGCTGCGCCGCGTCCAGTTTCGCCCGTTCGACAAGCTGAAGTTCTATGCGACGGCCGGCAGCGGGACGATGTTCGGGATCGTCTCCACCACCGGCAAGGTGTTCGCGGCGACGAACCCGATCGCGGCGGTGGGTGCGCTCGTCGGCTTCGGCGGCATCCTGGCGCGGCAGGTGGCGGGGTTCTTCAACCAGCGCACGCGCTACCAGATGGAGCTTGCGCAGAAGCTCTTCTTCCACAACCTCGCCAACAACCGCGCCGCCCTCACTCTCCTCCTCGACCGCGCCGAGGAGGAGGACGTGAAAGAGGACCTCATCACGCTCTATTTCCTCGCCGGGGAGAGCGTCGACGAGAGCGAGCTTTCGGGTCACAAGCGGCGGATCGAGGCGGCGATCGAGGAGCAGTGCGGCGTCGGCGTGGACTTCGAGCTCGACGATGCGCTGCGCCGGCTGAAGCGCGACGGCATGGTGACAGTGCGAGGGACGACGCTGACTTTCGGCACCTTCGCCGACGCCGTCGCCCGTTACGACGCGCTCGCGGAGGAGCACGACGTCGACGACGCGCGCCACATCCAGGACCTGGAGACGTTCGACGTCTGCGAGTGCGCGGCCGCGAACGAGGCGTGA
- a CDS encoding SixA phosphatase family protein → MRYFIIMRHAKAEAGENKLDFDRSLVERGWNEADSTARQLAEHGLTPDTILCSAARRTRDTLSAVMPHVTGDCIVHLRRSLYEADVTDLRDALRKVTGQRVLVIGHNPTVHELALEFAGQDGAALAHGFPTSTAAVFTLGFGLDTIRFDGLITP, encoded by the coding sequence ATGCGCTATTTCATCATCATGCGCCATGCGAAGGCCGAGGCCGGCGAGAACAAGCTGGACTTCGACCGCTCGCTCGTCGAGCGCGGCTGGAACGAGGCGGACTCCACCGCCCGCCAGCTCGCCGAGCATGGCCTGACGCCCGACACCATCCTGTGCTCGGCCGCGCGCCGCACGCGCGACACGCTGTCGGCCGTGATGCCGCACGTGACCGGCGACTGCATCGTCCACCTGCGCCGCTCGCTCTACGAGGCGGACGTGACGGACCTGCGCGACGCGCTGCGCAAGGTGACCGGCCAGCGCGTCCTCGTGATCGGCCACAACCCGACCGTCCACGAGCTGGCGCTGGAATTCGCGGGACAGGACGGCGCCGCGCTCGCCCACGGCTTCCCGACGTCGACGGCGGCCGTCTTCACCCTCGGCTTCGGCCTCGACACCATCCGCTTCGACGGCCTGATCACCCCCTGA
- a CDS encoding AAA family ATPase, translating into MRFEGSASYVATRDLSVAVNAAIALERPLLVKGEPGTGKSVLAHEVAKTLGAPLIEWHIKSTTKAREGLYEYDAVARLRDSQLGDPRVSDISNYIRRGKLWESFVAEQRPVLLIDEIDKADIEFPNDLLLELDRMEFDVLETGEHISAVRRPVVIITSNNEKELPDAFLRRCFFHYIKFPDAETLAAIVEVHFPNLKKELLRVALESFFALREVPGLKKRPSTSELLDWIKLLVVEDLDPEAIAEKKSGNILPPLHGALIKNEQDVHLFERLAFLDRARR; encoded by the coding sequence ATGCGATTCGAAGGCTCGGCGAGCTACGTTGCGACCAGGGATTTATCCGTCGCCGTCAACGCGGCCATCGCCCTGGAGCGACCGCTCCTCGTCAAGGGCGAGCCCGGAACGGGCAAGTCCGTGCTCGCCCACGAGGTCGCCAAGACCCTCGGCGCACCGCTGATCGAGTGGCATATCAAATCCACCACAAAAGCGCGTGAAGGCCTCTACGAGTACGATGCGGTCGCCCGCCTTCGGGACAGTCAGCTCGGCGACCCCCGCGTGTCGGACATCTCGAACTACATCCGGCGCGGCAAACTCTGGGAGTCGTTCGTGGCCGAGCAGCGGCCCGTGCTCCTCATCGACGAAATCGACAAGGCCGACATCGAGTTCCCGAACGATCTGCTCCTCGAGCTCGATCGCATGGAATTCGACGTGCTGGAGACCGGCGAGCACATCAGCGCCGTCCGCCGCCCGGTCGTCATCATCACGTCCAACAACGAGAAGGAACTGCCGGACGCCTTCCTGCGCCGCTGCTTCTTCCACTACATCAAGTTCCCGGACGCCGAGACGCTCGCCGCCATCGTCGAGGTCCACTTCCCGAACCTCAAGAAGGAGCTGCTGCGCGTCGCGCTGGAGAGCTTCTTCGCGCTGCGCGAGGTGCCGGGCCTGAAGAAGCGCCCGTCCACGTCCGAGCTGCTCGACTGGATCAAGCTCCTCGTCGTGGAGGATCTCGACCCCGAGGCGATCGCCGAGAAGAAGTCCGGCAACATCCTGCCGCCGCTGCACGGCGCGCTGATCAAGAACGAGCAGGACGTCCACCTGTTCGAGCGCCTCGCCTTCCTCGACCGGGCGCGTCGCTGA
- the dksA gene encoding RNA polymerase-binding protein DksA — translation MNERQREYFRKKLLDWRSDILREAKFTLEQLAERERNHPDLTDRATSEADHAIELRARDRQRKLIAKIDAALARIEDGSYGYCEESGEPIGLRRLDARPIATLSIEAQERHERRERIHRDD, via the coding sequence ATGAATGAGCGGCAGAGGGAGTATTTTCGCAAGAAACTGTTGGACTGGCGGTCCGATATCTTGCGGGAAGCGAAGTTCACGTTGGAGCAGCTCGCCGAGCGCGAGCGCAATCATCCGGACCTGACGGATCGCGCAACGTCCGAAGCGGACCACGCGATCGAGCTTCGGGCCCGCGACCGGCAACGCAAGCTGATCGCCAAGATCGACGCGGCGCTCGCCCGGATCGAGGACGGCTCCTACGGGTACTGCGAGGAGTCGGGTGAACCCATCGGCCTTCGCCGGCTGGATGCCCGCCCCATCGCGACCCTCTCCATCGAAGCGCAGGAGCGGCACGAACGCCGCGAGCGCATCCACCGGGACGACTGA
- a CDS encoding ATP-binding protein: protein MAVTTVTGTLVASNAAFAQMMGSRGQEAHPDALATGPAAALALFSLRRQSIAEGSAEGFVPPSTFARLDCRDGRIVHVFEPAGTEAGGDHPGLEETLVAIVPAAAVVVGVDGAIHAANARYRALVGEGSNLADGLAAEDGVVARLVRQAHQHHTSRVDATLRHTPGRRIRLSANPFPGSDDRAMIVLSDVTDQSELEAQIAQSQKMQAIGQLAGGIAHDFNNVLQAIIGFSDLLLQSHRPSDPAFRDIMNIKQSAQRAAGLVKQLLAFSRRQTLRPTVLNLNDVIADLSIMLDRLLGETVRLDVAYGRDLWPVLADQSQVEQVVINLAVNARDAMKGGGTLTIRTRNVPAGEVESDGADEVQVDAVLIEIEDVGTGMPQDMLDKIFEPFFTTKATGEGTGLGLSTVYGIVKQTGGTLSVKSEVGKGTTFRIYLPRTEVEQRPAAVSDGERAPAASGDLTGSATLLLVEDEEAIRTFAARALTAKGYRVLSAESGVEAAEIFAEEGDTIDLVVTDVIMPELDGPGLVRKIRAERPDLKVLFMSGYADGASLDELPEAQFLPKPFTLKALAEAVKRELGRS from the coding sequence ATGGCCGTCACCACAGTGACCGGCACGCTGGTCGCGTCCAACGCAGCCTTTGCCCAGATGATGGGCAGTCGCGGGCAGGAAGCGCACCCGGACGCCCTCGCCACCGGGCCGGCCGCGGCGCTGGCGCTCTTTTCGCTGCGTCGGCAGTCGATCGCCGAGGGGAGTGCCGAAGGGTTCGTTCCGCCTTCCACATTCGCGCGGCTCGACTGCCGCGACGGGCGCATCGTCCACGTCTTCGAGCCCGCCGGGACCGAGGCGGGCGGCGACCACCCGGGGCTCGAGGAGACGCTCGTCGCCATCGTCCCCGCGGCGGCGGTCGTGGTCGGCGTCGACGGGGCGATCCATGCGGCGAACGCCCGCTACCGCGCCCTCGTCGGGGAAGGCTCCAACCTCGCCGACGGCCTCGCGGCGGAGGACGGCGTCGTCGCCCGCCTCGTGCGGCAGGCCCACCAGCACCACACCAGCCGCGTCGATGCGACGCTGCGGCATACGCCCGGCCGGCGCATCCGCCTCTCGGCCAACCCGTTCCCGGGCTCCGACGACCGGGCGATGATCGTCCTCTCCGACGTCACCGACCAGTCCGAGCTCGAGGCGCAGATCGCGCAGAGCCAGAAGATGCAGGCGATCGGTCAGCTCGCCGGCGGCATCGCGCACGACTTCAACAACGTGCTGCAGGCGATCATCGGCTTTTCCGACCTGCTGCTGCAGAGCCACCGGCCGTCGGACCCCGCGTTCCGCGACATCATGAACATCAAGCAGAGCGCGCAGCGGGCCGCGGGGCTGGTGAAGCAGCTCCTCGCCTTCTCGCGCCGCCAGACCCTGCGGCCGACGGTCCTCAACCTCAACGACGTGATCGCGGACCTGTCGATCATGCTCGACCGCCTGCTCGGCGAGACGGTGCGTCTCGATGTCGCCTACGGGCGCGACCTCTGGCCGGTGCTCGCCGACCAGTCCCAGGTCGAACAGGTCGTCATCAACCTCGCCGTCAACGCCCGGGATGCGATGAAGGGCGGCGGGACGCTCACCATCCGCACCCGCAACGTGCCTGCCGGCGAGGTCGAGAGCGACGGCGCCGACGAGGTGCAGGTCGACGCGGTGCTGATCGAGATCGAGGACGTCGGCACCGGCATGCCGCAGGACATGCTGGACAAGATCTTCGAGCCGTTCTTCACCACCAAGGCGACCGGGGAGGGGACCGGCCTCGGCCTGTCCACCGTCTACGGCATCGTCAAGCAGACCGGCGGCACGCTGTCGGTGAAGAGCGAGGTGGGGAAGGGGACGACGTTCCGGATCTACCTGCCCCGCACCGAGGTCGAGCAGCGCCCGGCCGCGGTGTCGGACGGGGAGCGGGCCCCGGCGGCGAGCGGGGACCTCACCGGCTCGGCGACGCTCCTGCTGGTGGAGGACGAAGAAGCGATCCGCACCTTCGCCGCCCGCGCCCTCACCGCGAAGGGCTATCGCGTGCTGTCGGCCGAATCAGGCGTCGAAGCCGCGGAGATCTTCGCCGAGGAGGGCGATACGATCGACCTCGTGGTCACCGACGTGATCATGCCGGAGCTCGACGGGCCGGGCCTCGTGCGGAAGATCCGCGCCGAACGGCCGGACCTCAAGGTGCTGTTCATGTCGGGCTATGCGGACGGTGCCTCGCTGGACGAACTCCCCGAGGCTCAGTTCCTGCCGAAGCCTTTTACGCTCAAGGCGTTGGCGGAAGCGGTCAAGCGCGAGCTGGGCCGGAGCTGA
- the recA gene encoding recombinase RecA, giving the protein MAQSDLRLVEGSSVDKTKALTAAISQIERSFGKGSIMKLGAGQTIEVETVSTGSLGLDIALGIGGLPKGRIVEIYGPESSGKTTLALHTIAEAQKKGGICAFIDAEHALDPIYARKLGVQVDDLLISQPDAGEQALEIADTLVRSAAVDVLVIDSVAALTPRAELEGEMGDQLPGLQARLMSQALRKLTGSISRSHTMVIFINQIRMKIGVMFGSPETTTGGNALKFYSSVRLDIRRVGSIKDRDEVVGNQTRVKVVKNKLAPPFREVEFDIMYGEGVSKLGELLDLGVKAGIVEKSGAWFSYDSQRLGQGRENSKQFLRDNPEIANEIEQAVRQSAGIIADRIAGNPEPDGDADSPDEDGYDAAE; this is encoded by the coding sequence ATGGCGCAATCAGATCTACGCCTGGTTGAGGGGTCGTCCGTGGACAAGACGAAGGCGCTGACGGCTGCGATCAGCCAGATCGAGCGCTCGTTCGGCAAGGGCTCGATCATGAAGCTCGGCGCCGGACAGACGATCGAGGTGGAGACGGTGTCGACCGGCTCCCTCGGCCTCGACATCGCGCTCGGCATCGGCGGCCTGCCCAAGGGCCGCATCGTCGAGATCTACGGGCCGGAGTCGTCGGGCAAGACGACGCTGGCGCTCCACACCATCGCCGAGGCGCAGAAGAAGGGTGGCATCTGCGCCTTCATCGACGCCGAGCACGCACTCGATCCGATCTACGCCCGCAAGCTCGGCGTCCAGGTCGACGATCTCCTGATCTCCCAGCCGGACGCCGGCGAGCAGGCGCTCGAGATTGCCGACACGCTGGTCCGCTCCGCCGCGGTCGACGTGCTGGTGATCGACTCGGTCGCCGCGCTGACGCCGCGGGCCGAGCTAGAGGGCGAGATGGGCGACCAGCTCCCCGGCCTCCAGGCGCGCCTGATGTCGCAGGCCCTGCGCAAGCTGACGGGCTCGATCTCCCGCAGCCACACCATGGTCATCTTCATCAACCAGATCCGCATGAAGATCGGCGTGATGTTCGGCTCGCCCGAGACGACCACCGGCGGCAACGCGCTCAAGTTCTATTCGTCGGTGCGCCTCGACATCCGCCGCGTCGGCTCCATCAAGGACCGCGACGAGGTCGTGGGCAACCAGACCCGCGTGAAGGTGGTGAAGAACAAGCTCGCCCCGCCGTTCCGCGAGGTCGAGTTCGACATCATGTACGGCGAAGGCGTGTCCAAGCTCGGCGAGCTCCTCGACCTCGGCGTCAAGGCCGGCATCGTCGAGAAGTCGGGCGCGTGGTTCTCCTACGACAGCCAGCGGCTCGGCCAGGGGCGCGAGAACTCCAAGCAGTTCCTGCGCGACAACCCCGAGATCGCCAACGAGATCGAGCAGGCCGTGCGCCAGTCCGCCGGCATCATCGCCGACCGGATTGCCGGGAACCCCGAGCCGGACGGCGACGCCGACAGCCCGGACGAGGACGGCTACGACGCCGCCGAATAA
- a CDS encoding CoA transferase, protein MSGGNREILIATIAELLDGVRHVAVGASSPIPAAGAMLRRALNEAAGRPPVRLSILGSVRHNFFTNGGVELFDCAGQGRIDAFFLGGGQIDGEANINLVGAGTYPEVDVRWPGSFGSAYLYYVVPRVILFREEHSPRVFVPKVDFVSAPGVSDPGVYRPGGPHALLTGKGLFDFDKGRRRFSLRSVHPGSDLADITAATGFAFDHAAEPAVTPRPPRPILDLLRTRVLDELSETYPDFAASLRSDMEAAAA, encoded by the coding sequence ATGAGCGGGGGGAACCGCGAGATCCTGATCGCCACGATCGCCGAGCTCCTCGACGGGGTGCGGCACGTCGCGGTGGGGGCGTCGTCGCCGATTCCGGCGGCGGGCGCGATGCTGCGCCGGGCGCTCAACGAGGCCGCGGGCCGGCCGCCGGTGCGGCTGTCGATCCTGGGGTCGGTGCGGCACAACTTCTTCACCAACGGCGGGGTGGAGCTGTTCGACTGCGCGGGTCAGGGGCGGATCGACGCCTTCTTCCTCGGCGGCGGGCAGATCGACGGGGAGGCGAACATCAACCTCGTCGGCGCGGGCACCTACCCGGAGGTGGACGTGCGCTGGCCGGGCTCGTTCGGCTCGGCCTACCTCTACTACGTGGTGCCGCGCGTGATCCTCTTCCGCGAGGAGCACTCGCCGCGGGTGTTCGTGCCGAAGGTGGACTTCGTGTCCGCGCCGGGGGTCAGCGATCCCGGGGTCTACCGGCCGGGCGGGCCGCATGCGCTGCTGACCGGCAAGGGTCTCTTCGACTTCGACAAGGGACGGCGCCGGTTCTCGCTGCGCTCGGTGCACCCGGGGTCGGACCTTGCCGACATCACCGCGGCGACGGGCTTTGCCTTCGACCACGCCGCGGAGCCGGCGGTGACGCCGCGCCCCCCCAGGCCGATCCTCGACCTGCTGCGGACCCGCGTGCTGGATGAGCTGTCGGAGACCTATCCCGATTTCGCCGCCAGCCTCCGCAGCGACATGGAAGCCGCCGCGGCCTGA
- a CDS encoding CoA transferase subunit A, whose protein sequence is MTIDMPLERLAELIEDGAKLAIPAEYAGVSMAMVPPLLRRGAKDLHLVCVPTAGIQADILIGAGAVATVETSALTLGEAGGAPAFNRAVKSGTIRVMDATCPAIHSGLIASQKGAPFLPMRGLIGSDILANRPDWKVIDNPFSDAPDPVVLIPAITPDVALFHAPAADRFGNVQIGRRRELATMAYASRRTIVTVERIVDGDLMATEASAAGTLPALYVDAIGVAPRGAAPCTLWGEYETDVEAMKAYARAARSPEALADYIDALAGRVPA, encoded by the coding sequence ATGACGATCGACATGCCGCTCGAGCGCCTCGCCGAGCTGATCGAGGACGGTGCGAAGCTCGCCATCCCGGCCGAATATGCGGGCGTCTCCATGGCAATGGTGCCGCCGCTGCTGCGGCGCGGGGCGAAGGACCTTCACCTCGTGTGCGTGCCGACGGCCGGGATCCAGGCCGACATCCTGATCGGCGCCGGCGCCGTGGCGACGGTGGAAACCAGCGCCCTCACCCTCGGCGAGGCGGGCGGCGCGCCGGCCTTCAACCGCGCGGTGAAGTCCGGCACGATCCGGGTGATGGACGCGACGTGCCCGGCGATCCACTCCGGCCTGATCGCCTCCCAGAAGGGAGCGCCGTTCCTGCCGATGCGGGGCCTCATCGGGTCGGACATCCTCGCCAACCGGCCGGACTGGAAGGTGATCGACAACCCGTTCTCGGACGCGCCCGATCCGGTCGTCCTCATCCCCGCGATCACACCGGATGTCGCACTGTTCCACGCTCCGGCGGCGGACCGCTTCGGCAACGTGCAGATCGGCCGCCGGCGCGAGCTCGCCACCATGGCGTACGCCTCGCGGCGCACGATCGTGACGGTCGAGCGCATCGTCGACGGCGACCTGATGGCGACGGAGGCCAGCGCCGCGGGTACCCTACCCGCGCTCTACGTCGACGCCATCGGGGTCGCGCCACGCGGCGCGGCGCCCTGCACCCTGTGGGGCGAGTACGAGACCGACGTCGAGGCGATGAAGGCCTACGCCAGGGCCGCGCGCTCGCCGGAGGCGCTCGCCGACTACATCGACGCCCTCGCCGGCCGGGTGCCGGCATGA
- a CDS encoding DUF4112 domain-containing protein gives MAPTITMSRGRDRTYSSSAPSTAELDRLANLLDSKFSVLGVRFGMDAVLGLVPGIGDMAGLAISAYLIGQGYRLGARKRTLARMAANVAGDSLIGSIPLLGTVADVMWKANNANMRLLKRDLARPGVTRRHQTWRAPSGAP, from the coding sequence ATGGCACCGACCATTACGATGAGCCGTGGCCGTGATCGGACGTATTCTTCGTCGGCGCCCTCGACGGCCGAGCTGGACCGCCTGGCGAACCTTTTGGACAGCAAGTTCAGCGTCCTCGGTGTCCGCTTCGGCATGGACGCCGTTTTGGGCCTGGTGCCGGGCATCGGCGACATGGCCGGTCTCGCCATCTCGGCCTACCTGATCGGCCAGGGCTACCGCCTCGGGGCCCGCAAGCGCACGCTGGCGCGCATGGCCGCCAATGTCGCCGGCGATTCGCTGATCGGCTCGATCCCGCTGCTGGGCACCGTCGCCGACGTCATGTGGAAGGCGAACAACGCCAACATGCGCCTCCTGAAGCGCGATCTGGCGCGGCCCGGCGTCACCCGCCGACATCAGACCTGGCGCGCCCCCTCCGGCGCGCCCTGA
- a CDS encoding SH3 domain-containing protein translates to MRTRAEDIGAASLRRSVPGFWLFALLVSLATISGPASAATPSVATGNVNMRAGPSTGYPVITVVPVGASIVTYGCVNTFDWCDVSYGTARGWVSSGYITARVNSSVVTVTAATAPRIGITVVGFSKTYWDTYYTAYPWYGRWTVYRPYYRAYPGPPPPPTVVHRTATGSCSGGACRGATQVTGSNGGSVTRAGSCGNGHCGGARVVEGPGGRTAVAAGGCAKGVGCGSVRVGPNGGTVRHGVVR, encoded by the coding sequence ATGAGGACCCGTGCTGAAGATATAGGCGCCGCCTCGCTGCGCCGCTCCGTCCCCGGCTTCTGGCTGTTCGCGCTGCTGGTGTCGCTCGCGACGATCAGCGGCCCGGCCTCGGCGGCGACGCCCTCGGTCGCGACCGGCAATGTCAACATGCGGGCCGGCCCGTCGACGGGCTACCCGGTGATCACCGTGGTCCCCGTCGGCGCCAGCATCGTCACGTACGGCTGCGTGAACACGTTCGACTGGTGCGACGTCAGCTACGGCACCGCGCGCGGCTGGGTCTCGTCCGGCTACATCACGGCCAGGGTCAATTCCTCGGTGGTCACCGTCACGGCGGCGACCGCGCCGCGCATCGGCATCACGGTCGTCGGCTTCTCCAAGACCTACTGGGACACGTACTATACGGCCTATCCCTGGTACGGCCGCTGGACCGTGTACCGGCCGTACTACCGGGCCTATCCCGGCCCGCCGCCGCCTCCCACGGTCGTCCACCGCACCGCGACAGGGTCATGCTCGGGCGGCGCGTGCCGCGGCGCGACGCAGGTCACCGGCAGCAACGGCGGCTCGGTCACGCGGGCAGGATCATGCGGCAACGGCCACTGCGGCGGGGCGCGGGTGGTGGAAGGGCCGGGAGGTCGAACTGCGGTGGCCGCCGGCGGGTGCGCCAAGGGCGTCGGCTGCGGCTCGGTCCGCGTCGGCCCGAACGGCGGCACCGTCCGCCACGGCGTCGTCCGGTGA
- a CDS encoding cysteine rich repeat-containing protein, giving the protein MNRTFTLTSVLRHALVAATVTLVATGAALAQQVPQISRADARAVATACKADVQRLCPNVQRGDGRIAACLRENAQSVSPDCRDTLAKVMNP; this is encoded by the coding sequence ATGAACCGCACTTTCACCCTGACGTCCGTCCTCCGCCACGCCCTCGTCGCGGCCACCGTCACGCTGGTGGCGACAGGCGCGGCCCTGGCGCAGCAGGTCCCGCAGATATCGCGCGCCGACGCGCGGGCGGTGGCGACAGCCTGCAAGGCCGACGTGCAGCGGCTCTGCCCCAACGTCCAGCGCGGCGACGGGCGGATCGCCGCCTGCCTGCGCGAGAACGCGCAGAGCGTCTCGCCCGACTGCCGTGACACTCTGGCCAAGGTGATGAACCCATGA